One stretch of Numenius arquata chromosome 8, bNumArq3.hap1.1, whole genome shotgun sequence DNA includes these proteins:
- the BCL10 gene encoding B-cell lymphoma/leukemia 10 translates to MEGPGPGSGSSSSGSGVVGRLLTEDEMAEVKKDALERMRPYLCDKIIAERHFDYLRSKKILTREDTEEISSRSSSRKKTGKLLDYLAENPKGLDALIESIRRERTQNFLLQKITDVVLKVKNEKLEALKGLSCSTCMTSLYGGTNNLSRSYSDESNFFDKTKDKESTQIHHPEEDYSTAAFVSAVSLHSMNLPIAEMGNAECAVFSATLPGPGDPGAPPLPPELQAEQQEPSTSSSDNCFLPLRSRSLQPQ, encoded by the exons ATGGAAGGCCCGGGCCCGGGCTCGGGCTCGAGCTCTTCGGGCTCGGGCGTCGTGGGGCGGCTGCTAACGGAGGACGAGATGGCCGAGGTGAAGAAGGAT gctttAGAAAGGATGCGTCCTTACCTGTGTGATAAAATCATAGCTGAGAGACACTTTGATTACCTACGTTCAAAGAAAATACTCACTAGAGAGGACACAGAAGAAATTTCTTCTCGATCTTCTAGTAGGAAAAAAACTGGGAAATTGTTGGACTACTTAGCAGAAAACCCAAAGGGACTAGATGCTTTGATTGAATCTATCAGACGAGAAAGAACACAAAACTTCCTGTTACAAAAGATAACTGACGTAGTGTTGAAAGTCAAAAATGAAAAACTTGAAGCTCTCAAAG GTCTAAGCTGCAGCACCTGTATGACCTCACTGTATGGAGGAACAAATAATCTTTCTAGATCATATTCGGATGAATCTAATTTTTTTgataaaacaaaagacaaagaatcTACCCAGATACATCATCCAGAAGAAGATTATAGCACCGCCGCATTTGTGTCTGCTGTCTCTCTTCATTCAATGAATTTGCCAATTGCAGAGATGGGAAATGCAGAGTGTGCTGTTTTCTCAGCCACCCTTCCAGGGCCTGGAGACCCCGGTGCACCTCCCCTACCCCCAGAgctccaggcagagcagcaggaacCATCGACTAGTTCAAGTGACAATTGCTTTTTGCCTTTAAGATCACGTTCTCTTCAACCACAGTGA
- the C8H1orf52 gene encoding UPF0690 protein C1orf52 homolog, which translates to MAAEGEDPLAYFAAYGSGSSSSDSEPDEPQPDERGPGGGAAAGGSPGGRPRLPPPDELFRRVSQPPAFLYNPLNKQIDWDSRVVRAPEEPPKEFKVWKSNAVPPPESYSPPEKKPPPAPAVDMAIKWSNIYEDNGEDAPRQAGKAKFLPDEEQEALASDGEKDDEPASAKKRKLDSGEQTKKKKL; encoded by the exons ATGGCGGCGGAGGGAGAGGACCCGTTGGCTTATTTCGCGGCCTACGGGAGCGGCAGCTCCAGCTCCGACTCGGAGCCCGACGAGCCCCAGCCCGACGAGCGGGGGCCgggaggcggcgcggcggcggggggcagcccgGGAGGACGGCCGAGGCTGCCGCCGCCCGACGAGCTCTTCCGAAGGGTGTCGCAGCCGCCCGCCTTCCTCTACAACCCGCTCAACAAGCAGATCGACTGGGACAGCCGCGTCGTGCGGGCGCCCGAGGAG ccccccaaaGAGTTCAAGGTGTGGAAGAGCAACGCCGTGCCCCCGCCGGAGAGCTACAGCCCGCCGGAGAAGaagcccccgccggcccccgccgtCGACATGGCCATAAAGTGGTCCAACATCTACGAGGACAACGGGGAGGACGCGCCCCGGCAGGCCGGCAAGGCCAAGTTCCTGCCGGACGAGGAGCAGGAAGCCCTGGCATCGG ATGGTGAAAAAGATGATGAACCAGCTTCTGCCAAGAAACGTAAACTAGACTCTGGGGAGCAGACAAAGAAGAAGAAGTTGTAA